Within the Candidatus Binataceae bacterium genome, the region CCTCCAAAGCACCAACGCCGCAGCCTTCGATCCGGCCCCGCTTCTCCAGCGCATCCACGCGCTCCCCGGGGTCGAAGCGGCGGCGCCCTATGTGTCATCGCAGGTGATGGCGGTTTCCACCAATGCCGCGGGCGTGCCGGCCTACGTCGCAGGGGGAGTGCTGCGCGGAGTGATCGAGGCGAACAACCCGGTGCTGACCGAGCTTAGGGAAACGCTCAAGGACGGCGGCCTCGACGCTCTGGATCGGACTTTTCCGGCCACCGTCGTCGACGGCGGCGCCAAGCGCAGCGTGCAGCTGCCAGGCGCGATCATCGGCGACTCGCTCGCGCTCGAGCTGGGAATCCACACGGGAGACCCGCTCGTGCTAATCTCGCCCGCGAGTATCGGCGGCGGAGTCGGCGCTCCGCGCCTTAGGCGCTTCGTGGTCGGCGGGATGTTTCATTCCGGGATGTTCCAGTTCGACTCGTCGCTGATTTTCGTTTCGCTGAATAACGCCCGCGCCCTGCTCGCCGACGACCCGCAGCTCGAAAGCGGCCTAGAGATGCGGGTGCATAACCTGTTCGACGCCCCCGCCGTCGCAACGCGCATCGCGCGCCTTGCGGGCAGCGGCTTCACCGTGACCGACTGGACGCAGGCCAACTCGGCGCTGTTCTCGGCGCTCAAGCTGGAGAAGTTCACCTACTTCCTGGTGCTGATGCTGATCGTGCTGGTGGCGGCGTTCAATATCGTCGCCACGCTGGTGATGGTAGTGATGGAACGGCGCAAGGAGATCGCGATTCTGCGCGCGATGGGGGCGCGGGCCGCCTCGGTCGCCTGGATCTTTTTGAGCGAGGGCGCGGCGCTGGGCTTCGCCGGCACCGCCGTCGGCGTGCTCGGCGGTTTCGTCACCTCGTTCCTTATCGGCAAGTATCATCTTATTCATCTGCCGCCCGACATGTTCATGGTCAGCGCCGTACCGGTGCGGCTGTACCCGGTAAACTTCCTCGCCGTGGCGGCGGCGGCCGTGGTGCTGTGCCTGGGTGCGTCGCTCTACCCGGCTTTCAAGGCCCGCACGCTCTCGCCGGTGGAGATCCTCCGCTATGAGTGAGCGCAGCGCATCGGGTCCCGCCGCGGCCGTGGCGCCGGTACCCGGCGCCAACGGCGCGGAACTTCTGCTCAAGGCCGAAGGACTCTCGAAGAGCTTCTTCGACGCCGGCCGCGAAGTCCGGGTGCTGCGCGGACTCGAGCTCGAGGTGAGGGCCGGCGAGGAGGTGGCGATCGTCGGCCAATCGGGCACTGGCAAATCGACCCTGCTGCACGTGCTCGGGAGTCTCGAGACGCCG harbors:
- a CDS encoding ABC transporter permease translates to MRFEYLIAMRYLRARRRERFVSLIAIISLAGVALGTFALTVVLSVMSGFQEDLRQRLLAFNPHVTLQSTNAAAFDPAPLLQRIHALPGVEAAAPYVSSQVMAVSTNAAGVPAYVAGGVLRGVIEANNPVLTELRETLKDGGLDALDRTFPATVVDGGAKRSVQLPGAIIGDSLALELGIHTGDPLVLISPASIGGGVGAPRLRRFVVGGMFHSGMFQFDSSLIFVSLNNARALLADDPQLESGLEMRVHNLFDAPAVATRIARLAGSGFTVTDWTQANSALFSALKLEKFTYFLVLMLIVLVAAFNIVATLVMVVMERRKEIAILRAMGARAASVAWIFLSEGAALGFAGTAVGVLGGFVTSFLIGKYHLIHLPPDMFMVSAVPVRLYPVNFLAVAAAAVVLCLGASLYPAFKARTLSPVEILRYE